The following proteins come from a genomic window of Alicyclobacillus dauci:
- a CDS encoding uroporphyrinogen-III synthase, translating to MSKQKPIAVITQSGERGEALTARLRDLHIASLHIPLIETVVYSADRILAQMANLPESVDGWLLTSATASRVFRSFYLSHPDWKWGKPICYCIGETTASELRAVGLDARCYEDVRNAEGLADQLIRGDGRKTRQYVFFRGAKARGVLPLRLRRAGHGVSEVVVYETAGRSLNDAESWRNREILWVLFSPSGVQSLMASLPDLRLLVEGRKHYVVAFGRTTEKALAASGVDVISVPNETTHEALIAAIRSWLEQFREE from the coding sequence GTGAGTAAGCAAAAACCGATTGCGGTCATCACGCAGTCTGGTGAGCGTGGAGAGGCTTTGACAGCTCGGCTCCGCGACTTGCATATTGCGAGTCTCCACATTCCATTGATTGAAACCGTTGTGTATTCGGCGGATCGAATTCTCGCTCAGATGGCAAACCTGCCGGAGAGCGTAGACGGTTGGCTCCTTACATCGGCAACGGCCAGTCGCGTCTTCCGATCATTCTACTTGAGTCACCCCGATTGGAAGTGGGGGAAGCCCATTTGCTATTGTATAGGGGAGACCACCGCATCTGAATTGCGGGCTGTGGGGCTGGACGCAAGGTGTTATGAGGATGTGCGGAATGCGGAAGGCTTGGCGGATCAGTTGATTCGGGGCGATGGGCGAAAAACTCGACAGTACGTGTTTTTCCGCGGGGCGAAAGCTCGTGGGGTACTCCCCCTGCGACTTCGACGTGCGGGACACGGCGTGTCGGAGGTCGTCGTCTATGAGACGGCTGGTCGATCGCTAAACGATGCCGAGTCGTGGCGAAACAGGGAGATCTTGTGGGTATTATTTAGTCCCTCTGGTGTCCAGTCGTTAATGGCTAGTTTGCCAGATTTGCGCTTGCTAGTGGAAGGACGAAAGCACTATGTCGTTGCGTTTGGAAGAACGACAGAAAAAGCGCTGGCTGCGTCTGGCGTGGACGTTATATCAGTGCCAAACGAAACCACACATGAAGCACTAATAGCAGCCATTCGAAGTTGGCTTGAACAGTTTAGAGAGGAATGA
- the murC gene encoding UDP-N-acetylmuramate--L-alanine ligase — protein MRGSEHVHFVGIGGYGMSAIARVMLDLGYEVSGSDVSRQELTERLVARGARIYYGHDKGQVAGADIVVHSTAVNADNVELVEAKAKNIPVIHRSEMLARLMVDRLGVAVTGAHGKTTTTSMIAYMMERNNLDPTFVIGGVVSNIGDNAKAGAGRFVVAEADESDGSFLHYHPAIAVVTNVEADHLEHYDGQFENLKNAYRTFISQIPEDGLAVLSADDEHLRELKSQAKSRVITYGFSPDADIQARNIQLLDRTSSSDVYMNGEFAGRLILSLPGEHNVHNALAAYAVGREAGLTFAQIAMALTEFHGAKRRFQVISEASDVLVIDDYAHHPTEISATIAAAKATGRRIVAVFQPQRYTRTYFLFDAFARSFSQADEVIISDIYSPAGEKQIEGVTAERLANEIGVQSNSNTRYMATKDEIVEYLQRTVRPGDLVLTMGAGDIWKVAVRLGDDLERGARKALV, from the coding sequence GTGCGCGGTTCGGAACACGTGCATTTTGTTGGCATTGGTGGGTATGGAATGAGTGCCATTGCTCGCGTCATGCTGGATTTAGGTTACGAGGTATCCGGTTCAGACGTATCTCGACAAGAACTAACGGAGCGTCTCGTCGCTCGTGGGGCACGAATTTATTACGGTCATGACAAAGGTCAAGTCGCTGGAGCCGATATCGTTGTTCACAGCACGGCAGTGAATGCGGACAACGTTGAGCTGGTTGAAGCGAAGGCGAAAAATATCCCCGTGATTCACCGCAGCGAAATGTTGGCTCGGTTAATGGTGGATCGCTTGGGCGTCGCTGTCACGGGAGCGCATGGTAAGACGACGACAACATCAATGATTGCATATATGATGGAGCGCAATAATCTAGATCCTACCTTCGTCATCGGTGGCGTTGTTTCAAACATCGGGGATAATGCGAAAGCTGGCGCTGGTCGCTTTGTAGTAGCAGAGGCGGATGAGTCGGACGGGTCGTTTTTACACTATCATCCGGCTATCGCAGTGGTAACAAACGTTGAGGCAGACCATCTAGAGCACTACGATGGTCAGTTCGAAAATCTGAAGAATGCCTACCGGACGTTCATCAGTCAAATACCTGAAGATGGGTTGGCAGTTTTATCTGCGGATGACGAGCATCTTAGAGAATTGAAATCACAAGCTAAGTCCCGGGTTATCACATATGGATTCAGCCCAGATGCGGATATCCAAGCTCGTAACATACAGCTTCTGGATCGGACCAGTTCGTCTGACGTATATATGAACGGTGAATTTGCTGGCAGGCTGATTCTTTCATTACCTGGCGAACACAATGTTCACAATGCATTAGCAGCGTATGCAGTCGGTCGCGAAGCTGGTCTGACGTTTGCCCAAATTGCCATGGCTTTGACGGAGTTTCATGGGGCGAAGCGGAGATTTCAGGTCATTTCAGAGGCGAGTGATGTGCTCGTTATCGACGACTATGCACACCATCCCACGGAAATCAGTGCAACAATTGCCGCGGCAAAGGCAACGGGCCGCCGAATTGTGGCCGTTTTTCAGCCGCAGCGCTATACAAGAACCTATTTCTTGTTCGACGCCTTCGCGCGTTCCTTCTCCCAAGCGGATGAAGTCATTATTTCAGACATTTACTCCCCAGCTGGGGAAAAGCAGATCGAAGGTGTGACGGCTGAACGCTTAGCGAACGAGATCGGTGTTCAAAGTAATTCCAACACGAGATATATGGCTACAAAGGATGAAATCGTAGAGTATTTACAGAGAACGGTTCGCCCTGGTGACCTGGTACTGACCATGGGGGCAGGGGATATATGGAAAGTTGCGGTGCGTCTCGGGGATGACCTGGAGCGCGGCGCGCGTAAAGCTCTAGTGTAA
- the hemL gene encoding glutamate-1-semialdehyde 2,1-aminomutase, whose translation MAGPKSTAAFERAKRVLPGGVNSPVRAFKSVHGTPYFADHGEGAYIYDIDGNRYVDYLMSWGPLIWGHAHPKIVKAVQDAASRGTSFGVPTELETVIAEKIISLMQSLEVVRMVNSGTEATMSAVRVARAATNRSLIVKFIGCYHGHADYFLVKAGSEVASLGLPDSPGVPREVAERTLAVPYNDIDVLRDLFLERGEEIAAVIIEPVAGNMGCVLPKPGYLQAVRELTRSFGSLLIFDEVITGFRVGLGGAQRRFDIDPDLTTFGKVIGAGLPVGAYGGRRDLMEMVAPSGPVYQGGTLSGNPLAMSAGLVSLQMLEEAAKDGLYERMQSYGEQVVSSFLALGKERGIPVYGHAIGGMFGLFFHDGPVYDFDSVSKSDASKYEQFFHAMLGEGVTFAPSQMETAFVSAVHTDRELDLTRSAMEKAFNTIR comes from the coding sequence ATGGCAGGACCGAAATCAACGGCGGCCTTTGAACGCGCAAAGCGCGTGTTGCCAGGTGGTGTGAACAGCCCTGTTCGGGCGTTCAAATCTGTTCACGGGACACCTTACTTTGCCGATCACGGCGAGGGCGCGTACATCTACGACATCGACGGCAATCGATATGTGGATTATCTCATGTCTTGGGGACCTTTGATTTGGGGACACGCTCATCCGAAAATCGTCAAAGCGGTTCAGGATGCTGCAAGTCGCGGGACAAGCTTTGGGGTTCCTACTGAACTGGAAACGGTCATCGCGGAGAAAATTATTTCTCTCATGCAATCACTAGAAGTCGTCCGCATGGTCAACAGCGGCACGGAAGCGACGATGAGTGCCGTTCGCGTCGCTCGCGCGGCGACCAATCGGTCACTCATCGTTAAATTCATCGGATGTTACCATGGTCACGCTGATTACTTCTTGGTGAAAGCGGGATCGGAAGTAGCGTCCCTAGGCCTGCCGGATAGTCCTGGAGTCCCGAGAGAAGTTGCGGAACGGACACTCGCCGTGCCGTACAACGATATCGATGTTTTACGGGATTTGTTCCTCGAGCGGGGTGAGGAGATTGCCGCAGTCATCATTGAACCGGTAGCTGGGAACATGGGCTGCGTCTTACCGAAGCCCGGGTATCTTCAAGCTGTTCGGGAATTGACTAGATCGTTTGGTTCGCTTCTCATTTTCGACGAAGTCATCACTGGATTTCGCGTCGGACTGGGTGGTGCACAGCGGCGCTTTGACATCGATCCGGATTTGACCACATTTGGCAAAGTGATTGGCGCTGGTCTACCTGTTGGCGCGTACGGCGGACGTCGAGATTTGATGGAGATGGTAGCCCCAAGCGGGCCAGTGTACCAGGGCGGTACGCTGTCTGGCAATCCACTGGCGATGTCGGCAGGTCTCGTATCGTTACAGATGCTTGAAGAGGCCGCGAAAGACGGCCTTTACGAACGCATGCAATCTTACGGTGAGCAAGTTGTTTCATCGTTTTTGGCTCTCGGGAAGGAACGGGGAATTCCTGTCTATGGCCATGCCATCGGAGGAATGTTCGGTCTATTCTTCCATGACGGCCCAGTCTATGATTTTGATAGTGTATCCAAGAGTGATGCGTCGAAATACGAACAGTTTTTCCATGCGATGCTGGGCGAGGGTGTCACGTTTGCTCCATCCCAAATGGAAACGGCCTTCGTATCTGCCGTCCATACGGACCGTGAACTGGACCTCACGAGAAGCGCGATGGAAAAGGCGTTTAACACGATTCGGTAA
- a CDS encoding prepilin peptidase, whose product MSSSLHLMISLYLFVVGLVFGSFATLVGDRVVRSESIVHPGSHCTNCGRKLRGHELIPVISWLVLRGRCATCKHDISVRYPAQELTLAIAVVLSFWQEPSIFTAIVSCFLWFVFVIAMSTDFTALIVPNWLTYSSAFVIYVAMILVCHSVWKPLVGMFVGFMMIFLVHILSKGKMGLGDAKLYLSIGAFLGPALTVESFVVAAFIGTSVGGTLRFTKRLPANHYIPFVPFIVASVGLTQFILNGVPAWYEHVVLGL is encoded by the coding sequence ATGTCCTCGAGCTTACACTTGATGATATCCCTGTATTTATTTGTTGTCGGTCTCGTATTTGGGTCATTTGCAACGCTCGTGGGCGATCGCGTTGTGCGGAGTGAGTCCATCGTTCATCCAGGGTCTCACTGTACGAATTGTGGTCGTAAACTGAGGGGCCATGAACTGATTCCAGTCATTTCATGGTTGGTTTTACGAGGTCGTTGCGCAACGTGCAAACACGACATTTCAGTTCGCTACCCAGCCCAAGAATTGACGCTTGCAATCGCCGTCGTCTTGAGCTTCTGGCAGGAACCGTCGATATTTACCGCAATCGTGTCTTGTTTTCTCTGGTTTGTATTTGTCATTGCCATGAGCACGGATTTCACGGCACTCATTGTCCCGAATTGGCTGACGTACTCGAGTGCCTTTGTCATATACGTCGCAATGATTTTGGTATGCCATAGTGTATGGAAGCCTTTAGTTGGCATGTTTGTTGGTTTTATGATGATTTTTCTTGTCCATATTTTATCGAAAGGCAAGATGGGCCTCGGGGATGCGAAGTTGTATCTCTCTATCGGTGCCTTTCTAGGGCCGGCTCTCACCGTAGAATCGTTTGTCGTCGCTGCTTTTATCGGAACGAGTGTCGGAGGTACTTTGCGGTTTACGAAGCGTCTACCAGCAAATCATTACATCCCGTTTGTTCCATTCATTGTTGCTTCTGTAGGACTCACGCAGTTTATCCTGAATGGGGTACCCGCGTGGTATGAGCACGTTGTACTGGGCTTATAA
- the hemC gene encoding hydroxymethylbilane synthase, translating into MRRIRVASRTSQLAMTQTKWVIEALRARRSDWSFEIVPITTKGDKVLNVTLSKVGGKGLFVSEIEDVLTQNQADLAVHSLKDVPYELAEGLALAGIPAGEDPRDALISHRGLTLMELPQGAVVGTSSLRRAVQLRSQRPDLKIEPLRGNIDSRLRRAEAGEFDAIVLAAAGLLRMGWADKVTEYLSTDACVPAVGQGILGVECRNLDEEVRAELEAWTDAATLRRARAERALLKKLQGSCQVPLAGYAETRQDDSIVLTGLVANPVGDGMVRNQLTGTDPEQLGYELANNLLDLGADEYLAAAKRDAREGE; encoded by the coding sequence ATGCGCAGAATTCGCGTTGCTTCGCGCACAAGCCAATTGGCCATGACCCAGACAAAGTGGGTGATAGAAGCGCTTCGGGCGAGACGGTCCGACTGGTCTTTCGAGATTGTTCCCATAACGACCAAGGGAGACAAGGTTCTCAATGTGACGTTGTCAAAGGTTGGGGGAAAAGGGCTGTTCGTCTCAGAAATTGAGGATGTTTTGACGCAAAATCAAGCAGACCTTGCTGTTCACAGTTTAAAGGACGTCCCCTACGAACTTGCCGAGGGTCTTGCACTTGCGGGTATTCCTGCAGGCGAGGATCCACGCGATGCGCTCATATCTCACCGCGGATTGACGCTTATGGAACTGCCACAGGGAGCTGTCGTTGGCACCTCCAGTCTACGTCGCGCAGTGCAGTTGAGGAGTCAGCGACCGGATTTGAAAATCGAGCCGTTGCGTGGAAACATCGATAGCCGCTTACGGCGTGCAGAAGCAGGCGAGTTTGATGCAATTGTCCTCGCTGCGGCAGGGCTTTTGCGGATGGGATGGGCGGACAAAGTCACTGAGTATCTGTCGACTGATGCTTGCGTTCCGGCAGTTGGACAAGGGATTCTCGGCGTCGAATGCAGGAACCTGGACGAAGAAGTACGTGCAGAGCTTGAGGCGTGGACGGATGCGGCGACTCTCCGCCGAGCTCGTGCGGAGCGGGCTCTGTTAAAGAAGCTTCAAGGCAGTTGTCAAGTCCCGCTGGCAGGGTATGCCGAGACTCGGCAGGACGATTCCATTGTCCTGACCGGGCTTGTTGCGAATCCGGTTGGGGATGGTATGGTTCGGAATCAATTGACCGGTACGGATCCGGAACAGCTCGGGTATGAATTGGCAAATAACCTGCTTGATTTGGGTGCCGACGAATACCTGGCGGCCGCGAAGAGAGATGCGCGGGAAGGTGAGTAA
- a CDS encoding bifunctional folylpolyglutamate synthase/dihydrofolate synthase produces the protein MDIEEANEWIGSLRRFGIKPGLERVLQVLERLSNPQDGLVFYHVAGTNGKGSVCAMLTRILQACGTRVGVYTSPGLSGFNGRMVIDNEPISDIDFAKYAVLVKDAQNDLVMTDPLTEFEVLTIMALLYFRDAKVDTVVWETGLGGRFDATNVVRPSVTAITNVSYDHVEILGPRLTDIAFDKAGIVKPGIPIVTAADGEAYRIIEQVATEVSAPVIRVGRDVSMVATGSDHFMQHGAYRGLYRDAGHVLVSLYGQHQLKNAAVALAMFETQHPHLDVSSWRKAVDALASVVWPMRFEVLEGENGPIVIDGAHNPDAAAKLAMALDDFASLHSSPRNWRMLIGVLGDKDVRPMLQIMLPRADEVIVCRPNHIRGGDPETVGQMVRELSPDLPVTVISDVEEATREATKNARALVIWGSLYMVEDARKAISKLGLNYRI, from the coding sequence GTGGATATAGAAGAGGCAAACGAGTGGATTGGTTCCTTGCGGCGATTTGGAATCAAACCTGGTCTCGAACGCGTCTTACAGGTCTTAGAACGACTATCCAACCCGCAAGACGGGCTTGTGTTCTATCACGTTGCTGGAACGAACGGAAAAGGTTCCGTTTGTGCAATGTTAACGCGGATTTTGCAGGCATGTGGAACCCGGGTGGGCGTGTATACGTCTCCCGGGTTATCCGGTTTTAATGGACGTATGGTGATTGATAATGAGCCGATCTCCGATATCGATTTCGCTAAATATGCCGTTCTGGTAAAAGATGCACAAAATGATTTGGTGATGACGGATCCATTGACGGAATTTGAAGTCCTCACTATTATGGCATTGCTGTACTTTCGGGACGCAAAGGTGGATACTGTCGTTTGGGAGACCGGTCTTGGTGGACGTTTCGACGCTACCAACGTCGTCCGCCCTAGCGTCACCGCCATTACGAATGTGTCTTACGATCACGTCGAAATTTTAGGTCCACGATTGACGGATATTGCGTTTGACAAAGCCGGGATCGTGAAACCGGGTATACCGATAGTGACAGCAGCGGACGGTGAAGCGTACCGTATCATAGAGCAAGTTGCAACCGAGGTGAGTGCACCAGTCATTCGGGTTGGCCGGGATGTGTCTATGGTCGCGACCGGTTCGGACCATTTCATGCAACATGGTGCCTACCGTGGTTTATACAGGGATGCCGGTCATGTCCTGGTGTCGCTTTATGGGCAGCATCAGTTGAAGAATGCGGCAGTAGCATTGGCCATGTTTGAGACACAGCATCCGCACTTGGATGTATCGTCCTGGCGTAAGGCGGTGGATGCTTTAGCTTCCGTTGTATGGCCGATGCGCTTTGAAGTGTTGGAAGGTGAGAATGGTCCAATTGTGATCGATGGTGCTCACAATCCAGATGCTGCCGCGAAACTCGCAATGGCATTGGATGATTTTGCTAGTCTTCATAGCAGTCCAAGAAACTGGCGCATGCTCATCGGGGTGCTTGGTGATAAAGATGTTCGCCCGATGCTGCAGATCATGCTGCCGCGTGCGGACGAAGTCATTGTGTGCCGCCCGAATCATATACGGGGCGGCGATCCTGAGACCGTCGGTCAGATGGTCCGCGAACTTTCTCCAGACCTGCCTGTAACGGTGATTTCGGATGTGGAGGAAGCAACACGTGAGGCGACGAAAAATGCACGTGCATTGGTTATCTGGGGATCATTGTATATGGTGGAAGACGCGAGGAAAGCTATCTCTAAATTGGGATTGAACTACAGAATATGA
- a CDS encoding valine--tRNA ligase has translation MTEGNEHTLSTVYDPRQVEKRIYERWESSGYFKAGVHPDRPPFSVVMPPPNVTGVLHLGHALDNTLQDIVIRYKRLHGFDALWVPGTDHAGIATQARVEKSIRESEGKSRHDLGRDAFVERVWDWKAQYGSAITRQIRALGSSCDWSRERFTMDPGLSEAVREVFVRLYDKGLIYRGNRIINWCPRCATALSDIEVEHKDVQGSLYHIRYPLTDGTGEVVIATTRPETMFADVAVAVHPDDERYQAMVGKTVRLPLTDREIPVIADSYVDKGYGTGCLKITPAHDPNDFEVGERHGLEKLQCIDADGRLNALAGSFQGLSREEGRAEVVKALAAGNHLVKEEQIDHAVGHCSRCDTVVEPFLSDQWFVQMDALAKPALEMVRRGELNFVPARFTKVFVGWLENVRDWCISRQLWWGHRIPAWYCDDCGQTSVSKTDINVCSHCGSSAIHQDEDVLDTWFSSALWPFSTLEWPNVDAADFKRYYPTSTLVTGYDILFFWVARMVFMGVEFTGKTPFETVVLHGLVRDAEGQKMSKSKGNGIDPIEVIEQYGADSLRFMLATSTSPGNDQRFTWDKIEGARNFINKIWNASRFVLMNLPDGFTPVDLPSASLDVADEWILHRLSETVTAVTHHLDQYDFGEAARAMYDFAWDDFCDWYIEFSKLALYGEDEARKAVAQTVLHKVLTSLLTLLHPYIPFVTEEIWQALPKTSEALIIAEWPHAEEAVSNESAASQMNFVMEAIRAVRNVRAELQVPPSKQVSMQISCDSETSARLFEEVRHYLARFCNSNDIQIAVGGEAPEKSITQIVSGARIHIPQAGLIDLDAEVARLRKEETRLVSEVERIEKKLNNQGFVAKAPADVVEKERAKMEDYQQKLTAVRERISDLAE, from the coding sequence ATGACAGAGGGTAATGAACACACACTGTCAACCGTCTACGATCCGCGTCAGGTAGAGAAACGGATCTATGAACGTTGGGAGAGCAGTGGCTACTTTAAAGCCGGTGTCCATCCGGACCGTCCACCGTTCTCGGTTGTCATGCCGCCGCCGAACGTCACGGGTGTCCTTCACCTCGGCCACGCACTTGACAATACACTGCAGGACATCGTCATCCGCTACAAACGCCTACATGGATTTGATGCACTGTGGGTACCTGGTACTGATCACGCCGGTATCGCCACCCAGGCACGCGTTGAAAAGTCCATTCGCGAGAGTGAGGGGAAGTCGCGACACGATCTCGGCCGGGACGCGTTTGTCGAACGCGTCTGGGACTGGAAAGCGCAGTACGGAAGTGCCATCACCCGTCAGATTCGCGCACTCGGGTCATCGTGTGATTGGTCGCGCGAGCGCTTCACTATGGACCCCGGCCTTTCTGAAGCTGTCCGCGAAGTGTTCGTGCGTCTCTACGACAAAGGACTGATTTACCGCGGCAACCGCATCATCAACTGGTGCCCGCGCTGTGCCACCGCCCTGTCGGACATCGAGGTCGAACACAAGGATGTCCAAGGTTCTCTCTACCACATACGCTATCCACTGACGGACGGCACTGGTGAGGTTGTCATCGCCACGACGCGGCCGGAGACCATGTTTGCCGATGTCGCTGTAGCCGTTCATCCGGACGACGAACGTTACCAAGCGATGGTTGGGAAGACGGTGCGCTTGCCCCTGACGGATCGAGAAATTCCTGTCATTGCTGACAGTTATGTAGACAAAGGGTACGGTACAGGCTGTCTCAAGATCACACCTGCGCACGATCCCAACGACTTTGAGGTAGGTGAACGGCACGGTCTGGAGAAGTTGCAGTGCATTGACGCAGACGGGCGATTGAACGCGCTTGCCGGGTCATTCCAGGGTCTATCGCGTGAAGAAGGGCGTGCAGAGGTCGTCAAGGCACTGGCAGCGGGGAATCATCTCGTCAAGGAGGAGCAAATCGATCACGCCGTTGGCCACTGCAGCCGCTGTGATACGGTCGTTGAGCCGTTCTTGTCCGATCAATGGTTTGTGCAAATGGACGCACTCGCCAAACCAGCGCTTGAGATGGTTAGGCGGGGGGAACTGAATTTCGTTCCTGCGCGATTTACCAAAGTGTTCGTCGGTTGGTTGGAGAATGTTCGAGACTGGTGTATTTCGCGCCAACTCTGGTGGGGACACCGGATTCCTGCTTGGTACTGTGACGACTGTGGACAAACGAGTGTGTCGAAGACGGATATAAACGTGTGTTCACACTGTGGTTCGTCGGCCATTCATCAGGATGAAGATGTGCTCGACACCTGGTTCTCCTCCGCTCTGTGGCCGTTTTCAACGCTCGAGTGGCCGAATGTCGACGCGGCTGATTTCAAACGGTACTACCCGACAAGCACACTCGTCACTGGCTACGACATTCTTTTCTTCTGGGTCGCCCGCATGGTCTTTATGGGTGTGGAGTTCACTGGCAAAACGCCGTTCGAGACTGTCGTCCTGCACGGATTGGTCCGCGATGCTGAGGGCCAAAAGATGTCTAAGAGCAAGGGCAATGGGATCGATCCCATTGAGGTCATTGAACAGTACGGCGCTGACTCCCTGCGGTTTATGCTCGCCACGTCTACATCTCCTGGAAATGACCAGAGGTTCACGTGGGATAAAATTGAAGGGGCTCGCAATTTTATCAACAAGATCTGGAACGCTTCTCGGTTTGTTCTGATGAACTTGCCGGATGGCTTTACACCAGTTGATTTGCCCAGTGCCTCCTTGGATGTCGCCGACGAGTGGATTCTCCACAGATTGTCCGAGACCGTAACGGCGGTCACGCATCACCTGGACCAGTACGACTTCGGCGAAGCTGCTCGGGCCATGTATGATTTTGCCTGGGACGATTTTTGCGATTGGTATATTGAGTTCTCCAAACTGGCGTTGTACGGCGAGGATGAAGCGAGGAAGGCAGTTGCGCAAACTGTCCTTCACAAAGTTTTGACATCGCTTTTGACGCTTCTTCATCCGTATATTCCGTTTGTCACGGAGGAGATCTGGCAAGCGCTGCCGAAGACCTCGGAAGCCCTCATTATTGCGGAGTGGCCGCATGCAGAGGAAGCGGTGAGCAATGAAAGTGCTGCTTCGCAAATGAATTTCGTCATGGAGGCGATTCGCGCCGTCCGCAACGTACGGGCTGAGCTTCAAGTACCGCCCAGCAAACAGGTGTCCATGCAGATTAGTTGTGACAGCGAGACATCCGCGCGGCTGTTCGAAGAAGTGCGCCATTATCTTGCTCGGTTCTGTAACAGCAATGACATTCAGATCGCCGTTGGCGGCGAGGCGCCGGAAAAATCTATTACGCAAATCGTGTCGGGTGCGCGCATTCACATTCCACAAGCAGGCCTTATCGATCTCGATGCGGAAGTCGCTCGCCTTCGCAAGGAGGAGACGCGCCTCGTCAGTGAGGTAGAACGCATTGAGAAAAAGCTTAACAACCAAGGATTTGTTGCCAAAGCACCTGCTGACGTCGTTGAGAAGGAACGCGCAAAAATGGAAGACTATCAGCAGAAACTGACTGCGGTCCGCGAACGAATTTCGGATTTGGCGGAATAA
- the hemB gene encoding porphobilinogen synthase, producing MITMTFDRHRRLRANAGIRSLVREHRVTVNDLIYPMFVEEGLKGTSEITSMPGVMRYGLDEFRKEIVRLSSLGIPGIILFGIPSEKDELSSSAYADKGIVQEAVRAAKSENPDLVVMTDVCLCEYNPAGHCGLVRDGKIVNDDSVQLIAKTALSHAQAGADIVAPSDMMDGRVQRIREVLDDNQLTDVSILSYAVKYSSAFYGPFREAADSTPAFGDRKSYQMDPANAREALREAESDVMEGADMLMVKPALSYLDVIHRIRETFTQPVATYNVSAEYSMVKAAAKAGWIDERAIVMEMMTSFKRAGADIILTYHAPDVARWLREENA from the coding sequence ATGATAACCATGACTTTTGATAGACATCGTCGCTTGCGTGCCAATGCGGGCATCCGTTCACTGGTTCGCGAGCATCGCGTAACGGTAAACGATTTAATATACCCCATGTTTGTTGAGGAAGGGCTAAAGGGTACGTCGGAGATTACATCCATGCCGGGTGTCATGCGCTATGGATTGGATGAATTTCGCAAGGAGATCGTTCGTCTGTCGTCACTGGGCATCCCGGGCATCATCTTGTTTGGTATACCCAGCGAAAAGGATGAGTTGTCGTCCTCGGCTTACGCAGATAAGGGCATCGTTCAAGAAGCGGTGCGCGCCGCGAAAAGTGAAAATCCCGATCTCGTCGTCATGACGGACGTTTGCCTTTGTGAGTACAATCCAGCTGGCCACTGTGGGCTTGTCCGCGACGGCAAAATTGTCAACGACGACTCTGTGCAGCTTATCGCTAAGACGGCTCTGTCACACGCTCAGGCGGGGGCAGATATCGTTGCGCCGTCCGATATGATGGACGGTCGTGTACAGCGGATTCGCGAGGTGTTAGATGATAATCAACTGACAGATGTGAGTATCCTGTCGTATGCGGTCAAGTATTCATCTGCGTTCTACGGTCCATTCCGTGAAGCGGCCGACTCGACACCTGCGTTTGGTGATCGCAAGTCATACCAAATGGATCCAGCTAATGCTCGTGAGGCACTCCGCGAAGCGGAATCGGACGTCATGGAGGGTGCGGACATGCTCATGGTGAAACCTGCTCTGTCCTATCTAGACGTTATTCATCGCATTCGGGAGACGTTTACTCAGCCGGTTGCTACGTACAACGTCAGTGCAGAATACAGCATGGTAAAGGCTGCTGCGAAGGCTGGATGGATTGACGAACGGGCCATTGTCATGGAGATGATGACGTCGTTCAAACGCGCTGGCGCTGATATCATCTTGACGTACCACGCACCGGATGTCGCACGCTGGTTGCGTGAAGAGAACGCATAA